The following coding sequences are from one Ornithorhynchus anatinus isolate Pmale09 chromosome 11, mOrnAna1.pri.v4, whole genome shotgun sequence window:
- the LOC107547598 gene encoding keratin-associated protein 4-4-like: MVNSCCGSVCSDLSCGRGCCQETCCEPGCCSSSCCPPTCCQTTCCRTTCCRPTCCGTSCCRPTCCRPTCCQSVCCQPTCCRPVCCVSSCCRPCCPQPCCVSTCCRPCCPRPCCVSSCCRPCCPRPCCPRPCCVTSCCQPCCRPTCCQTTCCRPTCCVPSCCQPCCRPACCQTTCCRTTCCRPTCCASSCC, from the coding sequence ATGGTCAATTCCTGTTGTGGATCCGTCTGCTCTGACCTGAGCTGCGGAAGAGGCTGCTGCCAAGAGACCTGTTGTGAGCCCGGCTGCTGCAGCAGCTCTTGCTGCCCCCCAACCTGCTGCCAGACCACTTGCTGCAGGACCACCTGCTGCCGCCCCACATGCTGTGGGACCAGCTGCTGTCGCCCGACCTGCTGCAGGCCCACTTGCTGCCAGTCGGTCTGCTGCCAGCCCACTTGCTGCCGCCCAGTCTGCTGCGTGTCCAGCTGCTGCAGGCCCTGCTGCCCCCAACCTTGCTGCGTGTCTACCTGCTGCAGGCCCTGCTGCCCTCGACCATGCTGCGTGTCTAGCTGCTGCAGGCCCTGCTGTCCCAGGCCTTGCTGCCCCCGACCATGTTGTGTGACCAGCTGCTGCCAGCCCTGCTGCCGCCCAACGTGCTGCCAAACCACTTGCTGCCGTCCAACCTGCTGTGTGCCCAGCTGCTGCCAGCCTTGCTGCCGCCCAGCTTGCTGCCAAACAACTTGCTGCAGAACCACCTGCTGCCGCCCTACTTGCTGTGCATCATCTTGCTGCTGA